Proteins from a genomic interval of Neovison vison isolate M4711 chromosome 4, ASM_NN_V1, whole genome shotgun sequence:
- the ANKRD7 gene encoding ankyrin repeat domain-containing protein 7, with amino-acid sequence MKKFFTFWRQKNEPPGYNLRDKDLKKLHKAASVGDLEKVKKYLQLKKHDVNIRDREYRTPLHLACANGYSNIVSLLIEKQCKINVCDRENRSPLTKAVQCAQEDCATILLGHGADPNLVDLDGNTALHYAVCGQSISLVEKLLEYRANLEDQNKDGYTPLLLAITENNAKMVEYLLKRGADVNASDKNQRTALMIALSDEPTDLVSLLLQQEVDLFCQDIYGFTAEEYASFNGFTV; translated from the exons ATGAAGAAGTTTTTCACTTTCTGGAGACAGAAGAATGAGCCG CCAGGCTACAACCTTCGAGATAAGGACTTAAAGAAACTTCACAAAGCTGCCTCAGTTGGGGATCTGGAGAAGGTGAAGAAGTACCTTCAGCTGAAGAAACATGATGTGAATATACGGGACAGAGAATACAG AACACCTTTGCACCTGGCCTGTGCTAATGGATATTCAAATATTGTATCTCTCTTGATTGAGAAACAGTGCAAAATAAATGTCTGCGATAGGGAAAACCGGTCTCCATTGACTAAG GCAGTACAGTGTGCCCAGGAGGATTGTGCTACTATTCTTCTAGGCCATGGTGCAGACCCAAATCTGGTGGATTTAGATGGCAATACTGCTCTCCATTATGCTGTCTGTGGCCAAAGTATCTCATTAGTTGAAAAATTGCTTGAATACAGAGCTAATCTTGAAGATCAAAATAAG gATGGGTATACTCCACTATTACTTGCCATTActgaaaataatgcaaaaatggTAGAATATCTTCTGAAGAGAGGGGCAGATGTGAATGCTTCAGATAAGAATCAAAG AACAGCCCTTATGATTGCTCTAAGTGATGAACCAACAGATTTAGTCAGTCTTCTTCTGCAGCAAGAAGTGGACCTGTTTTGCCAAGATATTTATGGATTCACAGCTGAGGAATATGCTTCTTTTAATGGTTTTACTGTGTAA